The genomic window AATTATTGGCAATACAAGTATCAATGCACAGCTTGGTTGCTCTCGGCTTTTGGCTAATTGGTTGCAACAAAATCTCAGTATTAGGCTGTAACTGACTGCTTGCCAATAGCGCTTTTAAATCTTCAATATCCGATTGCGTGCCCACTGGGTGTTTTACTTCATTGGCTCTCGCCATCGCACTAGCTTGAATAGGTAATTTACCTTTCATGCCAATTTTTGGCGAAACCGTCACCCAAGTATTTGCAGTTGCTTGAATGGCAAAGGTGCCACTGGTTTCAATTTGGCAACGAAACCCGTGTTTTTCTAACAGAGTCGTAAGTGGCAACAAGTCATACTGACACGGCTCGCCACCGGTAATGACCACATGTTTGGCACTATAATGTGCTAAACAATAAGTCACTAAATCTTGTTCTGACTGCTGGCACCAAAACTCATCATCGCCCGATTTAGCAATAATGGTTCCAAAATCAGTTTGTTTCTCTTCCAACACATCCCAAGTTTGCTTAGTGTCACACCAAGCACAGCCTACAGGGCAACCTTGCAAGCGAATAAAAATAGACGGCACACCGGTAAAGAAGCCTTCACCTTGGATAGTTTCAAAGATCTCGTTAATTTTTAACACGTTATTCGCCCGTGTAAATGCAACCAGCAGTGCACGTTTCTTTGATTTCTACTTTGCTCAAAAGCGGCAATAATGGTTTAGTTTGCTCAAAGACCCATTTTGCCAGCACTTCACTGGTTGGGTTTTCTAACCCTTCGATGTCATTTAGGTAATGATGATCAAGGCGGTCATAAATCGGTTTAAAGCTCTGTTTTACATCCCCAAAATCAATGATCCAACCGGTGTGTTGATCCACTTCCCCTTTTAAATAAAGGCGAACTAAAAATGAATGTCCGTGTAAACGTCCACATTTGTGCCCATCAGGTACGTGAGGTAATTTGTGGGCCGCTTCAAACATAAATTCTTTGTAGATTTCAGTAGTCATTGGGGTCTTCTGTAAGTTGAGTCAATTTGAACAAAAAGATAAGGGCACGAATTGTAGCAAGTTTACACAAAACCCCCAATCAAAATTGGCTGTCTGCCCAGCGAATTATTGGTATCAAATAGAAAAGCAGAGCTAATAATAGCTCTGCTTTGATGGGGGTGACAAAAGATGTTCTAAGAAAAAGAATTATAGATAGTAACGAACACCTAGTGCGTAGCGATCATCATCGCTTGAGATATCATCGCCCAAATCAATTTGATAAGCAGCGTAGCCGACAAATGTTGGCGTAAAGTCATATTCAACCTGCAACGCCATCTGACTCAACTGAGTTTCGTTGTTGTCGTCATCTTCAATGCTCTCATAGTTAACAGAGAAGTTGAGGCTGTTTGCCAATGCATAAGCAACGATGGCTTCGATATTGGTTGTATCAAAATCACCATAAAACTTACTGCCCATTTCATATACACCCGCTACGTACAGACCGTCGCCGTAGCTGCCATATTTAGCCGATAAAAGGTTTGCCATTGCATCATCATTTTGGCCTGTTTTAGAGCCAGTGGTAAAACCATAACCGACCATAAACTTGCTGAAATTAGCCGACACCGTTACCTGAGCACGATCGCCGTAGTTGCCATTTTGCCCCTGCCAACCTAAACCAAAGTCTAAGCCAAATGAATCAAAGTCTAAGCCTTTACGATACGAGAGCATTCTTTCAGCACGAGCCGTACCTAGATTACCGCCATCAACATATAAGAAGTCATTGGCAAACGCGATTGGCAAATCCGCAATACCACCCACATCATAGTAAGGTGACCATTGCGTTCCACCTACCACTCGACCCCACATGTCGTGTGTAACACCGATGTAGCCCAAACGAGTTTTAAATGATTCTCCACCGCCTTCAAGCATATTCAACTGCCACTCACCCTTTGCGTCAGCGGTAAAGCCTCCACCAAGGTCTTGAGTTGCATTAAAGTTGATACGAGGTGACAAAGACTCAATGACTAAATCATCATCGGTAATATATGCGTCATCATTTGAATCTGGATTACCTAAACCAACAGAAACGTGTCCGCCTAAGGAGAAAGTAGTACCGCCATTATTATACAACTCTACAGCGAAAGCCTGACCGCTAAATGCGATACCTGCAATTACACTTGCTAATACTGTCTTTTTCATAATGTCTTTCCGTTTACCTATGTGTATAAAGATATGTGTATAAAAGTATGTATAGTTTTGTAAGCTGTTTTAAAACACTGTTAATATCGAAAATCTTAATCGATTTATTTATGATTATATGAAAATTGCTAACCGCTCATTTGCTTTCAGCAATTTACTGCAGAAGATAAATACCCTTTCACCTCCTTTGATTTTTAGTCAATATATAAAACAATGCGCTATATAATGGCCAGAATTACAGATTGCCTTTTGTAAAAGCGTAGTAACGTTTCTTTAATAAACCAAATAAAAAGCGTGCATAGATCACACATTATGTATGTTATGCAGCATTTGTTACTTTAATTATTAAAGCAGTTACCTTTATTAAGCGGATTAATAGAAGTAATGGAAAATCAGGAAAATGATTTTAAGATAGAAATCAGTCGCTATTATCTAGAATAAGGTTGCAATATTTCGGCTAGAAATAACAAGAATAATCGCGATAAAAAGTTAACTTTAATTGAGCGAAAATAGGTATTTTGAAGTAGGATATTGGTATATACGATATACATAATCACCGTATATAAATTGAATAATTCAAAAGAAGATCGAATGCTTGGTTAAACCCTTAGGACTTGCTCTTTTTTAATGAAAAGATACAAGCCCTAAAGTTATCTGGTTACTTATACGCCACACCCATTAATACTGGTTTTGATGTGCCGTCAGCCAATGTAATCTCAAATGGGATTGAAATTTCGATATCGTTGAAGCCTGCGCTATGCAGCATAGTGTGCGCCGATTCTTGAGTTAAACCGTCGCTACCATCCTCACTTAACCAGTCCCAATGAACAAAAATACCCTGCTCATCTAATAGGGAATGAATAATGGTTGCCGTTTCTTGAAAACTTGCCACAAAACCACACACGGATGAGGCCACAACAAGATCAAATTGTTTTCTAAAGGCTGGATGCTGTGCCACTAAACCACGAGTTAAGTAATCAACCACTGGCTCTACATTAGCCAAGGTCTTTTTATCCAACTCCTCAATCATCGCTTCTGAAGCATCAAGAGCAACGATGCTGCGCACCAAAGGAGCCATTTGTTGACTCAATAAGCCAGTACCACAACCAAAATCTAATACGTTAGCGCCTTGCAATGAATGAAGCGCTTGCAGTTCAGCAAATACTAGGTCTGAAAATTGAGTGGTTGCTGGGTTTGCTTCCCACTCAGTAGCATAATCATCCCAATTGTGCACCATGTGACTATCCATCCTTAAAACTGTTTCTTAAGCTGAGTAAAGCAAATCTTGATAAAAAAAGATACCAAATTACCTTTAATACAAGGAGATATCAGCTTTAGATCATGCCTTGCTTGATTTTTCAGCATCCAATCAGGTAGTTTGGATATTTACATATTTGCAAAAGAGATCCAATGAATCTTTCTCATATTGATGCCTTTGTTCAGGTCGCGCAACACGGCTCCGTATCCGAAGCCGCCAGACAATTAAACTGTAACCGTACTAAGCTCAGTATGGCAATCAAAGCCTTAGAGAAAGAGCTAGCGACTGCGCTATTTATCCGCAGTGGCAATAACCTTGAGCTATCTGAAGCCGGCAAGGCGATATTCAAAGATTGCGAAGCGATGTTAGTGACCGCCTCACGCATTAAACAAACCTGCCAACATATTCGCGGAGATTTTACCGCCGAGGTTTGGATTGCTAGAGATGACGCTATACCCGATGCCACATGGCAAGAGTTATCACACCGTTTAAATAACAAATACCCTGCCACCACCTTCAATACGGTGTTAGCCTCTAGTGGCGATCTATCAAACTTGGTTGAAACCAAACAGGTCGATTTTGCCTTTGGTATCGATTATGAACGTGTCGATGACCCCAGAATCGAATTTACTCCGATTGGCAAGATACGCATGATGTCGGTGTGTAATGCGGATCACCCTTTAGGTCAGTTGCGCCGAGTGTCCGATGAACAACTGCGCAATGCCATGCAAGTGACCTTGGCCTACCTAAACGAGAAAGATAACCCCGAATTACTGCCGTTTTCCCTTAAACACATTGGCTTTTCTAGCTTTGACTACATTCTAAGCACGATACGCACCGAAGCGGCATGGGGCGTATTACCTGAACCGTTAATTCGTCATCTACTTAGAAACGAAACCTTATCCGTTATTAAACACACTTACGGCCTCACCCAAGAAGAATTTTGCATGTTTACCTCATCTGGCATGGAAGCTCACCCAGGTATGGTATGGCTGTGCGATAAACTCAGTGATTATCTGTTTGATTTCTAACTACAGCAGTGAGTGTCAATATTATTGACACTCACTAGGTGTAATAACACTTTGATATTTAACAGGTTATTTTATTGCCAGCCTCTTTCAATGCTGTTAAACAGTATTCGTGCGTTGAAAAACTCAGCATGCTAACGAACAATGCAAATAACTAATTTGTAGAAAGGTTTGTTATGAGTGGTAGGGAAACGTCCTCTGAGCGTGATATTTTAATCTATTCAGCCTTGTTAACTCTAGGGTTTGCCATTGGTGGCATTGCTCTTGGTAGTTGGGTTGGCTCAATGGTTATCATCTTTGATGGGGCTTATTCTTTAATTAGCCTAGTGTTAACTTTATTGTCACTGCTTGCCGCCACCTTAATCGCTCGCCCTTCATCAACACGTTTTCCGCACGGTCTAGCCGCTCTTGAACCTATTGTTATTGCCATTAAAGCCACCGTCATTTTGGCGTTAGTGTGTATTTCTATCTATTCCGCTATTGACGATCTATTAAGTGGCGGCCATGAAATCAATACTTTTGTCGCAACCCTATTTGGCCTTATCAACGTGATTGGTTGCGCCTTTGGTTGGGCGCTTATTGCTCGCAAGAATGAGCGCATTGGCTCAGGACTTATTGCCGCTGAAGTAAAACAATGGCAAATGGACACCTTAATCAGTATTGCAGTGTTAGTCGGCTTTATTAGTGCTTGGCTATTGCTCAAAACACCTTTTGCGGCCTATGCGGTGTATGCCGACCCTGCAATGATGCTGTTAATGGCCGGCTATTTTTTAAAAGTTCCGGCTATGATGCTCAAACAAGCCCTATCTGAACTGCTAAATATGACCGCTGACCATAAATTATGTTCGCAAGTGCATCAGTGCGTGACGGATTTACCCGCCGATGGCGATGTTGATCTTACGGTTGCCGCAGTCACCAAAGTCGGTGGGGAGCTACGCATTGATATCGATATGCACCTAGACCAGCAACAGTCTATCGCGCCAAAGGACATTGCCAAGACCCGCTCTGCGCTTAATAAAAAGTTCGATCACCTACCCTATAAATGCCAATTGCACCTGAGTTTGATTGCGTGAGGAAAATGAGTGCAATTGGTTGAATTTATGGAAACATACATTTCTTCGGCGGTTGCATATAATAGGAAAAACTAACCAATTTAAAGTAACACATTGTTTTTATGATAATAAAACAATATCCCGACGAGTTTAACGCTCAATAGACACTGCCCTTTCTTATAAAACACCTCTCAGATAAAACCTAACTATACTTGCATTATCAGCCTCTGTATTTTAAAGTTGCATCTAATTTACATCTTTAAGGTTTTAGCATGTTAAACATTACCGACAAAGCAAAAGAAGAAGCAATCACACCATTGCTAAGACTAGGGTTTCGTCCATTTTTTCTATTAGGCGCGTTATACGCTTTTATTGCCATCCCAGTTTGGATCTACGCCTATCAAAATGGTCAACCTAACGCACTAGCCGCTCCTGCCCTTTGGTGGCACGCTCATGAAATGCTATTCGGATTCTCAATGGCAATCGTAGCGGGCTTTGTGCTGACAGCAGTACAAAACTGGACTGGAGTAAACGGCACTAAAGGTTCACGTTTAGGCTTGATTGTGGCTTTGTGGTTGGCGCCGCGCATCCTATTTTGGACTGCAACACCACTGTGGGTGATCTCTATTATTGAGAGCCTGTTCTTATTGGCTGTGGCTTACGAAGTGGCTATTCGCGTATTTAAATCAAAAGGTTGGAGAAACCTATTTTTTGTACCGCTATTTCTACTGGCTATCGTGGCAAACTTTGCCAGCTACGCAACCATTAAAGGTGTAGCACCATTTACCTCTAGCGCAGTATGGCAAGCCATGTTGTGGTGGTTTATGTTACTGCTATCAGTAATGGGTGGACGTGTAATTCCGTTCTTTACTTCACTTCGTATGAAGTTTGAAAAACCTACCCCTATTCTATGGGTTGAATTAGCCGGTAACCTGCCGCTTGTTCTGCTCTTTGTATTGAGTTTCTTCCCACTGACATTGAGCCAATTAGAAACGCCATTGTTTATCTGGGCGGGTGTATTCCAACTGATTAAAGTATTGCGTTGGAAACCATGGACCACCTTTGGTGAGCCTCTAGTATGGTCTCTGCACGCCTCTTATGCTTGTATTCCAGCTTACTTGCTACTTAAAGGCTTGACCACAAACGCGTGGTTGGCACACACCTCACTGCACTTATTTGCCATTGGCGCTTTAGCGGGTTTGATCTTAGCTATGATCACTCGTGTAACTATGGGCCATACTGGACGTAATATTTATGAAGGCCCACAAATGCGCATTGCCTTTATCTCTTTGATTTTATCAGCGCTAGTAAGAAGTGTTGGCGTGGGTCTATTCCCACAATACATGATGCAACTGCTTGATGTGGCGACTGTGTTATGGATGATTAGCTTTGGTATGTATCTATTAAAATTCGCTAAAATGCTAGCGACGCCAAGAAAAGACGGTCATCCGGGTTAACCCTTATATCGACTCATAGTTAGGCGTTATACCAATCACACTAAGTAAGTGAGCAGAACTAGCGCAGGAAAAAGCACCGAATCAGCATTTAGCTCATTCGGTGCTTTTTTAATATCATCTATATTAGCGATTCGATAACTGTAAAAAAGCCTCTTGCACAGGCTCACTTTTCATTATTCGGCCATGCCCCAAACCTGTGGTGGCGATCAAAGTGACCTTTTCTGCTTGTTGCGAAACACGCTGCGACACATCAAAACGAGTAAATCGGTCGCCTTCATCGTGCACGATCAAGGTGGGTGTTTGCCTTAGTTTCAACTTGCCGTAAGGATCAATAGTCGCAATTGGGTAATGATATTCGGCACTCACCTCAGCAACCACCTCTTCAAACAATTTCATTGAATACCCAGAACGCTTCACGCTAGTAAATAGGTTATCCAAATACTCAAGTACCGGCGCAATCAGCAACAAAGGACACTGGTTTGCTTTAACATGTTTACACTCAATCGTCGAAGCGGTGCCCATGCTGTGCGCAATAATGCCAGCCACCTCATCAACACTGTCTAAAATGGCTTCTAAGCCTTCTACAAATGCAGGAATATGCCCATAGGCCCCGCCACTACTGCCATGCGCAGGTTGGTCATACGCAAGTGCGGTGAAACCAGACTTAGCTATAAATTCCATTAACGGGAAAAACTGATTGGCGGTACCCGACCAGCCGTGGTTTAACACCCATAACGGGCCTTCACCTAACGTATAAGTGGTTAAATCGCCATGCGCTGATTTCACCTTCCCCTGAAGCATCGCCTCGGGTTGCGGATTCTTCGGCGCACTACGCACCGGAGTGAGTAAAAGTTGTCTTGCTAACTTGCGCGCATGACTAGGAGCAACGCGGTGATGAATACGAGTTCCCGCATTGACCAAAGAGCGACGCAAGTTAAATTTCTGAGAGGTATTAAAGTAGATTTTGTCGCTCATATTGACTCATGATGAACTGATGTGGATGGGCTATTAAAGCATAGAAAATAGTAACGCATCTATAGCGTCTAAAGGATCTGTATCAGAGCCATTTATCTCTTTAACTAAATTAAGCAAAAGCCCCAAACAAAAGCGTTAGCTAAACACTTGCAATACGTTCAGCACAGCAAGTACCACAATGGTTGCAAATGTGGCAATCATGCCATATTTACGACCTTGCATTGTGCCGTTTAGCACCGCAAAACCGTGCGCAGCACGCCCAACGATAAACACCACACCCAACAAATGAATCAGCCACAGTGATGCGCCATTAAACTCGGCAAGCATCAATAATAATACGCCAATGGGAATGTATTCAGTGGCGTTGCTGTGCGCGCTCCTAGCAATAGCCAGTTCTTTTACTTGTCCGTCAGAGTGGGAAACCTGATGCTTGCGACGCTGTTTAATTACCTGTATCGATAAGTAACAGATCCAAACAGCTAATACAGCGGCGTAAAGGGAAGTGATCATAAGACTCCATTCTCAAAAAACACTAAAGGTGATGCGTCATTGTTAAACCCTACAGCGGAACTCTCAAGTGAATATTGAGCAATTTTGTAACAAACTCAATCATACACTACTTGATAAACGCTTTGGGTTAACAAATTATTTACCTAATAGTATCCTTTAAGAAACAACAAAATCAACCGTATAATCATCAACAAATAGAAAAATCTTCGGCTTTATACTTACTATAGACGTAAAAAATCTCGGACATTCATAATGATTGCCCGAGATTATAAATTGACCTTTCATACACTCGTTACTGCGCTATTCTTACCGCTCTTTACCGCAGTCACAAGTGATTTAAAGGTTCACTTGCCCTTTTATAACGCTTTCTTTTTATAGAATACAGTCGCTAATGGTGGCAATACCATATGAATAGATTGCTCTAGACCTTGGCTTTCCACCTTCTCTGTTTTCAAGCTCGTCGGCACTTCAACATTGGCGCCATGGTACTTGGCGTCATCTGTGTTTAGTAGCAGCTCGTAGCTAGATTCATTTGGGATACCTAAACGGAAATCATGATGCGGTACAGGCGTGAAGTTAGTCACCACCAGCACACGTTCACCGTTTTCATCAATGCGCTCATGCGCTAGCACACTGGCTTCCGCCTCATCTTGCAAGCGCCACTCAAAACCTTTTGGATCATAGTCTAACGCGTGCAGAGCTGTTTCTTGCTGATATAACTTATTCAAGTCACGGGTGAGGTTAAGTACCCCTTGGTGACGTTCATAATCAAGCAAGAACCACTGTAATTGATCGTCATGGTTCCACTCGGCGGTTTGACCAAATTCAGCGCCCATAAAATTCAGTTTTTTACCTGGCTGTGCGTACATGTAGCCCATATAAGCACGTAAATTGGCGGTTTTTTGCCACTCATCACCCGGCATTTTATCGTGAATTGCGCCTTTGCCGTACACCACTTCATCATGCGACAAAGATAATACGTAGTTCTCACTGTGTGCGTACATCAATGGGAAAGTTAGCGTGTTGTGATGGTATTTACGGTGGATAGGATCTTGCTGAATATAAGACAAGCTATCGTGCATCCAGCCCATATTCCACTTAAAGCCGAAGCCTAAACCGCCCAAGAAGGTCGGTGCCGATACACCAGGGAAAGCCGTTGATTCTTCAGCGATTGTCATGGCATTCGGGAAGTGTTTGTACACTTCTTCGTTCATCCACTTCAAGGTCGCAATCGCATCGTAGTTCTCATTGCCACCATCTTGGTTAGGTAACCATTGATCGTGACTGCGTGAATAATCTAAGTACAACATTGAAGCCACCGCATCCACACGGATACCATCAATATGGTAATGCTCAAACCAAAACAGTGCGTTTGACACCATAAAGCGGCGCACATGCTCACGACCTAAATCATAAATATACGAATTCCAATCTTGGTGCCAACCACGACGCGGATCAGGATCGTGATACAAAGGCGTCCCATCAAAGTTTGCCAAGCCATGATCATCTGACGGGAAGTGCGCAGGAACCCAGTCTAGCACCACGCCTAAGCCTGCTTGGTGACACTGGTCTACAAAGTATTTGAAATCATCTGGCGTACCAAAACGACTGGTCGGCGCAAATAAACCGATAGGTTGATAACCCCAAGAACCGTAGAACGGATGCTCAGAAATCGGCATTAATTCAACATGTGAATAGCCCAGATCAACCAGATATGGGATCAGCTGTTCAGCCAACTCACGATAATTTAAAAACTCACCATCAGCGTTGCGTTTCCAAGAGCCTGCGTGCAGTTCGTAGAAAGAAAGCGCTTGTTTGCGTTTTTCGGTCACAGGGCGTGTTTGCCATGCGTCATCTTGCCATTGGTACTTAGTTTGATCGTAAGTTACAGAAGCAAACGATGGATGTTGTTCGTGCTGGAATCCCCATGGGTCTTGCTTGTGTGGCAAACTCTCACCATTGGGGCCTTTTATCTCAAATTTATATTGAGAGCCTTCTGGCAATTCAGGAACAAATAAGCCCCAAATACCATAGTCTAGACGTTGCATCGGATGACGACGTCCATCCCATTGGTTAAAACCACCAATAAGACTGACTGCTTGAGCGTGAGGTGCATAAACTAAGAAACGAGTACCAGAAATTGTCTTTCCATCACGCTCTAGAGTGATGAATTGAGAACCCATGTATTTGTACATCTCTTTTGGAGTATGTAAATTCTCAAACTCTTCATACAATGCATGGTACTGGTACGGATCATCGATGATCTGCTCAGCGTCGCCCCAGTCAATTGCCAGTTTATAGTGAGTAAAGGTAAGATCTCGCTCTTGTGTCAACACAAACGCATCCATTTCGTCACGAACTAATTCAATACGTTCGTCACCAATAATCACTTCGACTCGATGAGCGCCCGGCATCCAAACCGTTAGGTAACGACCTTCTTCTCGAATAAACGGGCCCAATATTGAAAATGGGTCAGTTAATGCCGCCTGACTCAATTTCTGATAAGCACTTTTGATTTTATCTTGAGGCTTGTCCACGCCCAATCTCCTTCGATATTTAATTCTATTTATAATTTTTTTGGTGAAAGCAGCCAACTCTCATCCTAGCCATTTTTTATCCATCTTAACGATACTATTGCCACTAAGCTATATTCTTAACAAAAACATACACTTTAAAAACATTTGATTTGACATAATGACTTGCATATTTTGTGTCTATCGCCATCGACTCACTGCAACACCACTAACGATTATCAAACTGAGCCGGTAAGTTCAAGAAAGTGCAAAATGCCCGCACGATGCGGGCATATCAGTTCTATTGAAACTGTATCAAGATAGAAAAAGAACATTTGAGCAGCGTGTTTCTATATAGATAAAGCTATATATATGAAGCTATACATAACAAGCTAGATAACAAACCAAGCCGCCCAAATCTCTCATCATTATTTTTCTGAAGCTTGCTGACGAACTTCGGTCAATCGTTTTGCTATATGATTTACATCATCGCGCCCAAACATTTCATCTAAATTAACCGATAACTTGCGTCGCCAGTTTGGATACTCATCCACAGTGCCCGGAATGTTCACAGGCTTATCCATCTCTAGCCAATCTTCTAACTGCACACTAAGTAGCGAAGAGGCTCCCGCCGCCACATGCAGTTGTAAGCCTTCAGCAAGGAAGTTGTCCATAGGAACCCAAGCCGCATTATCACCAATACCTGGCGACAAAAACTGCGGGTTATTGTGACGAATGGTATTTAAAATGCCCTGCTTGCACTCAAGACGCTCATCAAATAAACGCGCTAATTGCTCTTCATTTGGGTACAAACCTAGCTCTTTACCTAACTTCAAATCATCACAATGCCAGAAACCGCGCAAGGTTGGCATATCGTGCGTACACAAGGCAGCCATAGATTGCTCTGGATATTGCGTTGGCTCGATAAAGTGCCCAGCATCATTATCTTCAAAGAAGAAAATCTTGTAAGAATGAACACCTGCATCACGCAAAATACCGACGATTTCATCAGGCACAGTTCCTAAATCTTCACCAATAACCGAACATTGGTAACGATGAGATTCAAGTGCCAAAATAGCCAGCATGTCTTCTACCGGGTAGTAGACGTAAGCACCTTTGGTCGCGTTCTCACCCTTAGGGATCCACCATAGGCGTAGTAGACCCAATACATGATCAATACGCAGTGCGCCGCAATGTTTCATATTAGCGCGCAGCAACTTAATAAACGGTTCGTAAGCTGTTGTTTGTAATGTTTGTGGATTAAGAGGCGGTAGCCCCCAATTTTGTCCCAAAGGCCCTAAAATATCAGGCGGAGCACCAATACTCGCATCAAGAATGAGATTGCCATTATCAGCCCAAGTTTCAGAGCCAGAATCAGCAACGCCAACCGCTAAATCACGGTACAAACCTAAGGTCATGCCTTTTTCTTGGGCTAAAGCTTGTGCTTCATTAATTTGCGTATCCGCGATCCACTGTAAGTACATGTAAAGATCGACTAAGTCTTTATTATCTTTAATGAATCGTTGCGTACCTGCGCTATTAAAGCGGCGATATTTTTCAGGAAAAGCAGGCCAACCCCACATTTGATCGTCAGCGTCATGCAGCGTTTTATGCATCGCATCAAAGGCCGCTTGATGCATCAGGCTATCGCCACCCTCTGCGACAAAGCTCAAGAAAGCTTGCGCACGCTCAGTGTTTTTATCTAAATGACGGGCTTTAAATTCGGCAAACAATAGCGGCAGAACTGCCATTTTAAGAGCGGAAACTTCGCTGTAATTCACATGTTGAATTTCACGCGCTTTTTGCAAACGCTGTTGAAACTCTGCACTGCCAACTTTTTGCTGTGCTTGTACGCTTAGCGCAAACTCAGGCACCGAGCTTACGTCGATGTACATGATGTTTAACCAGCGGCGCGAAGACGGACTGTATGGGCTAGCACCTTCTGGATTTGCTGGGAATAGAGAGTGAATTGGGTTTAAACCGACAAAATCACCACCGCGAGCGGCAATATCACCCACTAGCTGTTTTAAATCACCAAAATCACCAATACCCCAGTTGTGCGGAGTGCGCAGGGTATAAAGCTGAATACTTGGGCCCCATAGCTTTTTGCCTTGCTCAATATCCGCCTGTTTAAAACACGCTTTTGGGGTAATGATTAAGGTCATTTCATACGGTGCTTTGCGACGTTTGCGCGTCACTAACAGTTTGTGATAACCCCAGTTTATATCTGCCGGCAAAGCAAACACCAACGGCCCGCCCTGTTTGCGATCATCTCGGACAATTTGTGATTGCAAATAGCCTTCAAGAACT from Vibrio neonatus includes these protein-coding regions:
- the queE gene encoding 7-carboxy-7-deazaguanine synthase QueE — its product is MLKINEIFETIQGEGFFTGVPSIFIRLQGCPVGCAWCDTKQTWDVLEEKQTDFGTIIAKSGDDEFWCQQSEQDLVTYCLAHYSAKHVVITGGEPCQYDLLPLTTLLEKHGFRCQIETSGTFAIQATANTWVTVSPKIGMKGKLPIQASAMARANEVKHPVGTQSDIEDLKALLASSQLQPNTEILLQPISQKPRATKLCIDTCIANNWRLSVQTHKYLNIA
- the queD gene encoding 6-carboxytetrahydropterin synthase QueD codes for the protein MTTEIYKEFMFEAAHKLPHVPDGHKCGRLHGHSFLVRLYLKGEVDQHTGWIIDFGDVKQSFKPIYDRLDHHYLNDIEGLENPTSEVLAKWVFEQTKPLLPLLSKVEIKETCTAGCIYTGE
- a CDS encoding porin; protein product: MKKTVLASVIAGIAFSGQAFAVELYNNGGTTFSLGGHVSVGLGNPDSNDDAYITDDDLVIESLSPRINFNATQDLGGGFTADAKGEWQLNMLEGGGESFKTRLGYIGVTHDMWGRVVGGTQWSPYYDVGGIADLPIAFANDFLYVDGGNLGTARAERMLSYRKGLDFDSFGLDFGLGWQGQNGNYGDRAQVTVSANFSKFMVGYGFTTGSKTGQNDDAMANLLSAKYGSYGDGLYVAGVYEMGSKFYGDFDTTNIEAIVAYALANSLNFSVNYESIEDDDNNETQLSQMALQVEYDFTPTFVGYAAYQIDLGDDISSDDDRYALGVRYYL
- a CDS encoding class I SAM-dependent DNA methyltransferase translates to MVHNWDDYATEWEANPATTQFSDLVFAELQALHSLQGANVLDFGCGTGLLSQQMAPLVRSIVALDASEAMIEELDKKTLANVEPVVDYLTRGLVAQHPAFRKQFDLVVASSVCGFVASFQETATIIHSLLDEQGIFVHWDWLSEDGSDGLTQESAHTMLHSAGFNDIEISIPFEITLADGTSKPVLMGVAYK
- a CDS encoding LysR family transcriptional regulator, with amino-acid sequence MNLSHIDAFVQVAQHGSVSEAARQLNCNRTKLSMAIKALEKELATALFIRSGNNLELSEAGKAIFKDCEAMLVTASRIKQTCQHIRGDFTAEVWIARDDAIPDATWQELSHRLNNKYPATTFNTVLASSGDLSNLVETKQVDFAFGIDYERVDDPRIEFTPIGKIRMMSVCNADHPLGQLRRVSDEQLRNAMQVTLAYLNEKDNPELLPFSLKHIGFSSFDYILSTIRTEAAWGVLPEPLIRHLLRNETLSVIKHTYGLTQEEFCMFTSSGMEAHPGMVWLCDKLSDYLFDF
- a CDS encoding cation diffusion facilitator family transporter is translated as MSGRETSSERDILIYSALLTLGFAIGGIALGSWVGSMVIIFDGAYSLISLVLTLLSLLAATLIARPSSTRFPHGLAALEPIVIAIKATVILALVCISIYSAIDDLLSGGHEINTFVATLFGLINVIGCAFGWALIARKNERIGSGLIAAEVKQWQMDTLISIAVLVGFISAWLLLKTPFAAYAVYADPAMMLLMAGYFLKVPAMMLKQALSELLNMTADHKLCSQVHQCVTDLPADGDVDLTVAAVTKVGGELRIDIDMHLDQQQSIAPKDIAKTRSALNKKFDHLPYKCQLHLSLIA
- a CDS encoding NnrS family protein is translated as MLNITDKAKEEAITPLLRLGFRPFFLLGALYAFIAIPVWIYAYQNGQPNALAAPALWWHAHEMLFGFSMAIVAGFVLTAVQNWTGVNGTKGSRLGLIVALWLAPRILFWTATPLWVISIIESLFLLAVAYEVAIRVFKSKGWRNLFFVPLFLLAIVANFASYATIKGVAPFTSSAVWQAMLWWFMLLLSVMGGRVIPFFTSLRMKFEKPTPILWVELAGNLPLVLLFVLSFFPLTLSQLETPLFIWAGVFQLIKVLRWKPWTTFGEPLVWSLHASYACIPAYLLLKGLTTNAWLAHTSLHLFAIGALAGLILAMITRVTMGHTGRNIYEGPQMRIAFISLILSALVRSVGVGLFPQYMMQLLDVATVLWMISFGMYLLKFAKMLATPRKDGHPG
- a CDS encoding alpha/beta hydrolase gives rise to the protein MSDKIYFNTSQKFNLRRSLVNAGTRIHHRVAPSHARKLARQLLLTPVRSAPKNPQPEAMLQGKVKSAHGDLTTYTLGEGPLWVLNHGWSGTANQFFPLMEFIAKSGFTALAYDQPAHGSSGGAYGHIPAFVEGLEAILDSVDEVAGIIAHSMGTASTIECKHVKANQCPLLLIAPVLEYLDNLFTSVKRSGYSMKLFEEVVAEVSAEYHYPIATIDPYGKLKLRQTPTLIVHDEGDRFTRFDVSQRVSQQAEKVTLIATTGLGHGRIMKSEPVQEAFLQLSNR
- a CDS encoding MAPEG family protein; the encoded protein is MITSLYAAVLAVWICYLSIQVIKQRRKHQVSHSDGQVKELAIARSAHSNATEYIPIGVLLLMLAEFNGASLWLIHLLGVVFIVGRAAHGFAVLNGTMQGRKYGMIATFATIVVLAVLNVLQVFS